A genomic region of Canis lupus baileyi chromosome 17, mCanLup2.hap1, whole genome shotgun sequence contains the following coding sequences:
- the LOC140608357 gene encoding LOW QUALITY PROTEIN: non-POU domain-containing octamer-binding protein-like (The sequence of the model RefSeq protein was modified relative to this genomic sequence to represent the inferred CDS: inserted 3 bases in 2 codons), whose product MQSNKTFNLEKRNHTPRKHHQHHHQQHHQQHHQQQPPPPPIPANGQQASSQNEGLTIDLKNFRKPGEKTFTQHSRLFVGNLPPDITEEGMRKLFEKYGKAGEVFIHKDKGFGFVRLETRTLAEIAKVELDNMPLRGKQLRVHFACPSASLTVRNLPQYVSNELLEEAFSVFGQVERAVVIVDDRGRPSGKGIVEFSGKPAARKALDRCREGSCLLTTFPRPVTVEPMDQLDDEEGLPEKLVIKNQQFHXEREQPPRFAQPGSLEYEYAMRWEALIEMEKQQQDQVDRNITEAREKLEMEMEAARHEHQVMLMRQHLMRRQEKLRRDPWVAQRMEELHNQEVQKRKQLELRQEERRRQEEEMRRQQEEMMQRQQEGFKGTFPDAREQEIRMGXMGGAMGINNRGAMPPAPVPAGTPAPPGPATMMPDGTLGLTPPTTERFVQAATMEGIGAIGVTPPAFNRAAPGAEFAPNKRRRY is encoded by the exons ATGCAGAGCAATAAAACCTTTAACTTGGAGAAGCGAAACCATACTCCAAGGAAGCATCATCAGcatcaccaccagcagcaccaccagcagcaccaccagcagcagccacCACCGCCACCAATACCTGCAAATGGGCAACAAGCCAGCAGCCAAAATGAAGGCTTGACTATTGACCTGAAGAATTTTAGGAAACCAGGAGAGAAGACCTTCACCCAACATAGCCGGCTCTTTGTGGGCAATCTTCCTCCTGATATCACTGAAGAGGGGATGAGGAAACTATTTGAGAAATATGGGAAAGCAGGCGAAGTCTTCATTCATAAGGATAAGGGCTTTGGCTTTGTCCGCTTGGAAACACGAACCTTAGCGGAGATTGCCAAAGTAGAATTGGACAACATGCCACTTCGTGGAAAGCAGCTGCGTGTGCACTTTGCCTGCCCTAGTGCATCCCTTACAGTCCGAAACCTTCCTCAGTATGTTTCCAATGAACTGCTGGAGGAAGCCTTTTCCGTGTTTGGCCAGGTGGAGAGGGCTGTAGTCATCGTGGATGATCGAGGAAGGCCCTCAGGAAAAGGCATTGTTGAATTCTCAGGGAAGCCAGCTGCTCGGAAAGCTCTGGACAGGTGCAGGGAAGGCTCCTGCCTGCTAACCACATTTCCTCGGCCTGTGACTGTGGAGCCCATGGACCAGTTGGATGATGAAGAGGGACTTCCAGAGAAACTGGTTATAAAGAATCAGCAATTTC AAGAGCGAGAGCAGCCACCCAGATTTGCACAGCCTGGCTCCCTTGAGTATGAGTATGCCATGCGCTGGGAGGCACTGATTgagatggagaagcagcagcaggaccaAGTGGACCGCAACATCACGGAAGCTCGTGAGAagctggagatggagatggaggctGCTCGCCATGAGCACCAGGTCATGCTAATGAGACAGCATTTGATGAGGCGTCAAGAAAAActtaggagggatccctgggtggcgcagcg GATGGAAGAGCTGCACAACCAAGAAGTGCAAAAACGAAAGCAACTGGAGCTCAGGCAAGAGGAGCGCAGGCGTCAAGAGGAAGAGATGCGGCGGCAACAGGAAGAAATGATGCAGCGACAGCAGGAAGGATTCAAGGGAACATTCCCTGATGCGAGAGAACAGGAGATACGGATGGG TATGGGAGGTGCTATGGGCATAAACAATAGAGGTGCCATGCCCCCTGCTCCAGTGCCAGCTGGTACCCCAGCTCCTCCAGGACCTGCCACTATGATGCCAGATGGAACCTTGGGATTGACCCCACCAACAACTGAACGCTTTGTCCAGGCTGCTACAATGGAAGGAATTGGGGCAATTGGTGTAACCCCTCCTGCATTCAACCGTGCAGCTCCTGGAGCTGAATTTGCTCCAAACAAACGTCGCCGAtactaa